In a genomic window of Cytobacillus sp. FSL H8-0458:
- the asd gene encoding aspartate-semialdehyde dehydrogenase — protein MEQKKGFHVAVVGATGAVGQQMIQTLENRDFPISQLTLLSSARSAGSKVAFKGQEYTVQEAKPESFKGVDIALFSAGGSVSQELAPHAVEHGAIVVDNTSAFRMDPNVPLVVPEVNEEDLHKHNGIIANPNCSTIQMVVALKPVKEKFGLKKVIVSTYQAVSGSGAAAVQELNEQTKAILNNEEYEPSILPVKSDKKHYQIAFNAIPQIDKFQDNGYTYEEMKMINETKKIMHMPELQVAATCVRLPVATGHSESLYFEVESDSVTANEVKSLLENAPGVVLQDDPDNQIYPMPADCVGKNDVFVGRIRKDLDEDKGFHMWVVSDNLLKGAAWNSVQIAESLINLGIVK, from the coding sequence TTGGAACAGAAAAAAGGATTTCATGTCGCGGTAGTTGGAGCAACTGGTGCAGTTGGCCAGCAAATGATTCAAACACTTGAAAATAGAGATTTTCCGATCTCTCAATTAACCCTGTTATCATCAGCCCGTTCTGCCGGATCAAAGGTAGCATTCAAGGGCCAGGAGTATACGGTTCAGGAAGCAAAGCCAGAGAGCTTTAAAGGCGTGGATATCGCACTATTCAGCGCGGGAGGAAGCGTTTCACAGGAACTGGCCCCTCATGCGGTCGAACATGGTGCCATTGTGGTAGACAACACAAGTGCTTTCCGTATGGATCCCAATGTGCCTCTTGTCGTACCTGAAGTGAATGAGGAAGACCTTCATAAGCATAATGGCATTATCGCCAATCCAAACTGTTCAACGATCCAAATGGTTGTTGCACTAAAGCCGGTAAAAGAGAAATTCGGCTTGAAAAAAGTAATTGTTTCTACTTACCAGGCTGTTTCAGGTTCTGGAGCAGCTGCAGTTCAAGAGCTGAATGAACAAACAAAAGCCATTTTAAATAACGAAGAGTATGAGCCGTCAATTCTTCCTGTGAAGAGCGATAAAAAACATTATCAAATTGCATTCAATGCGATTCCGCAAATTGATAAATTTCAGGATAATGGCTACACATATGAGGAAATGAAAATGATCAATGAAACAAAGAAAATCATGCATATGCCAGAGCTGCAAGTGGCTGCTACATGCGTGCGTCTCCCAGTGGCAACCGGACACTCAGAGTCCCTTTATTTTGAAGTGGAATCAGACAGCGTTACGGCAAATGAAGTAAAGAGCCTTCTTGAAAATGCACCTGGAGTTGTCCTGCAGGATGATCCGGATAATCAAATTTATCCGATGCCTGCTGATTGTGTCGGGAAAAACGATGTATTTGTCGGCCGTATCCGCAAAGATTTGGATGAGGATAAAGGCTTCCATATGTGGGTGGTTTCTGATAATCTTCTTAAAGGGGCAGCATGGAATTCTGTGCAGATCGCCGAAAGTTTAATTAATCTTGGAATAGTAAAATAG